Proteins from one Leptospira bourretii genomic window:
- a CDS encoding CapA family protein, with protein sequence MNLFRICLAFVFVLPFFLLGADIPESVEPKLDLPIQNLYHFRTETGETIQYPKSTKLWFGGDVMFNWGVRDSMRSEDPYFPFRSFSSYLKNFDFRFLNLETPILHKTPAADQRKSYVFFGERRDLMVLRMLGIDGVFLGNNHTMDFGENGLYDTLELLDEFGIRHTGAGKNTDEALVPITVSKQNTEYRIFSFSDTGETRLFSGTKSPGAAYFRVGVAERLVKKTKPNQVNILSVHWGVEYNPLPMDTERNAAKYLVGAGYQVIIGHHPHVPQGIEVFPKGVVIYSLGNFFFGSKNQYLKHNISVVLHFDGDKLLFVEVVPVFGKHQSLPGDHYFFPLGPKEAESFLKEYAILCKQLGTDLVISGGRGYVFLDKELKAKLKP encoded by the coding sequence ATGAATCTGTTTCGTATTTGTTTAGCCTTTGTTTTTGTTTTACCCTTTTTTTTATTGGGAGCAGATATTCCTGAATCGGTAGAGCCAAAACTGGATTTACCCATTCAGAACCTTTACCATTTTCGAACAGAAACAGGAGAGACCATCCAATATCCAAAATCCACCAAATTATGGTTTGGTGGGGATGTGATGTTCAATTGGGGTGTAAGGGATTCGATGCGAAGTGAGGATCCTTACTTTCCTTTTCGCAGTTTTTCTAGTTATTTGAAAAACTTTGATTTCCGTTTTCTCAATTTAGAAACTCCGATCCTTCACAAAACTCCGGCTGCTGACCAAAGAAAATCCTATGTGTTTTTTGGGGAAAGAAGGGATTTGATGGTTTTGCGAATGCTTGGGATCGATGGGGTTTTTCTTGGAAATAACCATACCATGGACTTCGGAGAAAACGGACTTTATGATACCTTAGAGTTGTTAGATGAATTTGGAATTCGTCATACAGGGGCAGGCAAAAATACCGATGAGGCTTTGGTTCCCATTACGGTTTCCAAACAAAATACCGAGTATCGGATTTTTTCTTTTTCTGATACTGGTGAAACTCGGTTGTTTTCGGGAACCAAATCTCCGGGGGCAGCATACTTTCGAGTGGGAGTGGCGGAACGTTTGGTTAAAAAAACAAAACCAAACCAAGTAAACATTCTCTCGGTTCATTGGGGTGTGGAATATAACCCTCTTCCAATGGATACGGAACGGAACGCCGCTAAATATTTGGTAGGTGCTGGTTATCAGGTGATCATTGGACACCATCCTCATGTCCCACAAGGGATTGAAGTATTTCCAAAAGGTGTGGTAATTTATTCCCTCGGTAACTTTTTTTTTGGATCTAAAAACCAATATTTAAAACACAATATCTCTGTGGTTTTGCATTTTGATGGCGATAAACTTTTGTTTGTGGAAGTGGTTCCTGTTTTTGGAAAACACCAATCGCTTCCGGGAGATCATTATTTTTTTCCTTTAGGTCCAAAAGAGGCAGAAAGTTTTTTAAAAGAATATGCGATCCTCTGTAAACAACTCGGAACCGATCTTGTGATTTCTGGGGGTAGGGGTTATGTTTTTTTGGATAAGGAACTAAAGGCCAAACTAAAACCGTAG
- a CDS encoding single-stranded DNA-binding protein, with amino-acid sequence MANDLNKVLIIGRMTRDPEFKSVNGSSVVNFSIANNRVYVTNGEKKEETHYFDCVAWGRLADILKQYAGKGKQVAIEGRLQQQSWETPEGKKASKIRVYVESAQLLGGQGQGGGSGGDRSDSSNSYDSGVSNGYDDYPAGDDDIPF; translated from the coding sequence ATGGCTAACGATCTTAACAAAGTACTTATAATCGGTCGAATGACCCGTGATCCGGAATTTAAGTCGGTGAACGGAAGTTCTGTTGTCAATTTTTCAATTGCGAATAACAGAGTTTATGTGACTAACGGTGAAAAGAAAGAGGAAACTCATTATTTTGACTGTGTGGCATGGGGCCGACTCGCTGACATATTAAAACAATATGCCGGCAAAGGAAAACAAGTAGCGATTGAAGGTCGACTGCAACAACAGTCCTGGGAAACTCCTGAAGGCAAAAAAGCCTCTAAAATCCGTGTTTATGTTGAATCCGCACAATTACTGGGCGGCCAAGGACAGGGTGGTGGATCAGGTGGAGACCGTTCTGACAGTTCCAATTCTTATGATTCCGGCGTAAGTAATGGTTATGATGATTATCCAGCCGGTGATGACGACATTCCTTTTTGA
- the dnaB gene encoding replicative DNA helicase, with protein MNSNPLQEIESEKNLIGYLLMRGVAGQEDLGLSPDDFYMDSHRRVFEAVTDLINEGINIDLVTVTNQMREKRLFKDESRDLEYITSLYKDTVPFQPLEYYVRRVKRVSDRRKYVEALNQAIDKVKIEPGENDSVFSLVEQSLMDISRQERSKGLRKVKDDANALIDYIKNVVAASQNGTGGINGLKTHFTGLDMATTGLKSHELMILAARPGNGKTTFALNIAANAALKERKTVVIFSLEMSRIELLLKLISADARIDSYALKAGTLTSAQMTQLKDSIGNITSASLYIDDSGYLTIQEFSARLRQLRTTEEVGLVIVDYLQLMSDPKAAMGGRQQEVANISRGLKQMAREVGCPIIALSQMNRSIENRSKDQRPQLSDLRESGAIEQDADIVCFIYREEMVKPPEELDPNKRGMAEIIIAKNRAGATADFPLMFNPKISRFDNVPL; from the coding sequence ATGAATTCTAACCCCCTTCAGGAGATAGAGTCTGAGAAGAATTTAATCGGTTACCTACTCATGAGAGGGGTAGCCGGGCAGGAAGACTTAGGTCTAAGCCCGGACGACTTCTATATGGACAGCCACAGGCGAGTCTTTGAAGCCGTTACCGATCTCATTAATGAAGGGATCAATATCGACCTAGTTACGGTCACAAACCAAATGCGAGAAAAACGTCTTTTTAAAGACGAATCTCGCGACTTGGAATACATCACTTCTCTATACAAAGATACAGTTCCTTTCCAGCCGCTTGAATATTATGTGCGGCGTGTGAAACGTGTTTCGGACAGACGTAAGTATGTCGAAGCATTAAACCAAGCCATTGACAAAGTTAAAATTGAACCTGGTGAAAACGATTCTGTATTCAGTCTCGTAGAACAGTCGCTAATGGATATTTCTCGCCAAGAGAGATCCAAAGGTTTACGAAAAGTAAAAGATGATGCCAATGCCCTTATTGATTACATTAAAAATGTAGTTGCTGCCAGCCAAAATGGAACCGGTGGAATCAACGGATTAAAAACCCATTTTACTGGTCTTGATATGGCAACCACAGGTCTTAAGTCACACGAACTTATGATCCTTGCAGCCCGTCCAGGAAATGGAAAAACTACTTTTGCTTTGAATATCGCTGCCAATGCCGCTTTGAAAGAACGTAAAACGGTTGTTATTTTCTCGTTAGAGATGAGCCGGATCGAGTTACTACTCAAACTCATCAGTGCGGATGCAAGGATTGATTCCTATGCCTTAAAAGCAGGAACTCTGACTTCGGCACAGATGACGCAATTAAAAGACAGTATTGGAAATATCACTTCGGCTAGTCTTTACATTGATGATTCTGGGTATTTGACCATTCAGGAATTTTCGGCAAGACTCCGACAACTTCGTACGACAGAAGAAGTTGGTCTTGTGATTGTGGATTATTTGCAGCTAATGAGTGATCCCAAAGCCGCTATGGGGGGAAGGCAACAAGAGGTTGCTAACATTTCCAGGGGACTCAAACAAATGGCAAGGGAAGTAGGTTGTCCTATCATCGCATTGTCACAGATGAACCGTTCCATTGAAAACCGCTCCAAAGACCAAAGGCCACAACTTTCCGACTTACGGGAGTCAGGTGCCATTGAGCAGGATGCGGACATCGTATGTTTTATATATCGGGAAGAAATGGTGAAACCTCCCGAAGAGCTTGACCCAAACAAAAGGGGAATGGCTGAAATCATTATCGCCAAAAACAGAGCGGGTGCTACGGCCGATTTTCCATTGATGTTCAATCCGAAGATCAGCCGTTTCGACAACGTTCCATTATAA
- a CDS encoding PhoH family protein produces MDESFTFQEESLYQTVCGIGDSKLPLWESRLNVKLIPRGKSLIIQGSEDQVQVALDTFHKVEENFKRRPDKADYSFFDIDYLVNKVKDSSGGWPTPGSSDFQKEGETWTPRDKIFVTFKGKPIFPRTKNQESFVDSLHKNYITIAMGPAGTGKTFLSIATACRMMQTGEVDRLILTRPAVEAGENLGFLPGDLTQKVNPYLRPIYDALHECIGFEKTSEYLQVGKIEIAPIAFMRGRTLSHSFIILDEAQNCTLPQLKMFLTRFGKNSKMAISGDATQIDLAHGRSGLEKTVYTLRNLNGIETIFFGREDITRHPIVESIVRRFEENESLFSKKP; encoded by the coding sequence ATGGATGAAAGTTTTACATTTCAGGAAGAATCCCTTTACCAAACGGTATGTGGGATTGGAGACAGCAAACTACCGTTATGGGAAAGTCGCCTCAATGTAAAACTCATCCCCAGAGGAAAATCTCTCATCATCCAAGGAAGTGAGGACCAAGTCCAAGTAGCCTTGGATACTTTCCATAAAGTGGAAGAGAATTTCAAACGTAGACCTGACAAAGCCGATTATTCTTTTTTTGATATCGATTACTTAGTAAATAAGGTAAAAGATTCCAGTGGTGGTTGGCCGACTCCTGGTTCCTCTGACTTCCAAAAGGAAGGGGAAACTTGGACTCCCCGGGACAAAATCTTTGTCACCTTCAAAGGAAAACCCATCTTTCCTCGCACTAAAAACCAAGAAAGTTTTGTCGATAGCCTTCATAAAAATTACATCACCATTGCTATGGGTCCTGCCGGAACTGGAAAAACTTTTTTATCCATTGCCACAGCTTGTCGTATGATGCAAACGGGAGAAGTGGATCGGCTCATCCTCACAAGGCCTGCTGTGGAAGCAGGTGAAAACTTAGGTTTTTTACCTGGAGACTTAACACAAAAAGTAAATCCATACCTTCGTCCCATTTATGATGCGTTACACGAATGTATAGGTTTTGAAAAAACAAGTGAATACTTACAAGTGGGGAAAATTGAAATTGCTCCCATTGCCTTTATGAGAGGAAGGACACTTTCTCATTCTTTTATCATTTTGGATGAAGCACAAAACTGCACACTACCACAGTTGAAAATGTTTCTCACAAGATTTGGTAAAAATTCCAAAATGGCAATCTCTGGGGATGCCACACAAATCGACTTGGCCCACGGACGTTCAGGCCTTGAAAAAACAGTGTATACTTTACGAAATCTAAATGGGATCGAAACAATTTTCTTTGGAAGAGAAGACATCACACGCCACCCCATCGTCGAATCTATAGTAAGACGTTTTGAAGAAAACGAAAGTCTCTTTTCGAAAAAACCATGA
- the rplI gene encoding 50S ribosomal protein L9: MKVVLQKDVLNLGDAGDVKEVADGYARNFLIPRRFAVRANDGNTKAAVHQKRLAELKRDKRVKVMKELSASIDGKTYEVKVKVGENDKLFGSVTANDIALAIKNTGVELDKRKLDLGEPIKSVGEFKIKVRLAEGVVPQIVVKVVGQA; this comes from the coding sequence ATGAAAGTTGTATTACAAAAAGACGTATTAAATCTTGGTGATGCTGGTGATGTGAAAGAAGTTGCTGATGGTTATGCACGTAACTTCCTCATTCCTAGAAGATTTGCTGTCCGTGCCAATGATGGAAACACAAAAGCGGCAGTCCACCAAAAGAGACTTGCAGAACTGAAACGTGACAAACGCGTAAAAGTGATGAAAGAACTCTCTGCTTCGATTGATGGTAAAACATACGAAGTCAAAGTGAAAGTGGGCGAAAACGACAAACTTTTTGGTTCTGTTACAGCGAACGACATTGCACTAGCAATTAAAAACACTGGAGTAGAACTCGACAAACGTAAGTTAGATTTAGGTGAGCCAATTAAATCAGTAGGCGAATTCAAAATCAAAGTTCGTTTGGCTGAAGGTGTTGTACCTCAAATCGTAGTTAAAGTCGTCGGCCAAGCATAG
- the aspS gene encoding aspartate--tRNA ligase has protein sequence MNQWVSSEYKNRISATSVSDASVGKTLFLSGWAFRYRDQGGVIFIDLRDRSGILQIVARKEILGDDFSKVEKIRSEFVIAVKGKLSLRDAESVNPKMETGKYELIAESVEILNTSKTPPFTLDEFDPSGEEIRLKYRYLDMRREELRDRLVLRHKLTFALREYLDSKSFLEIETPILNKSTPEGARDFLVPSRLNAGEFYALPQSPQLFKQILMIGGMERYFQIVKCFRDEDLRADRQPEFTQLDMEFSFVTEEDIRSEIEAMWAFALKKVFNLEVSAPFATMPYHVAMEEYGSDKPDIRFGMKLVNVSEIVKDADFQVFSAAVSGGGVVKAICVPGGSVISRKEIEDLTSWLSRDFRAKGLAYMKHGANGLESTITKRFTPEALAAIAKAVGSKEGDMVFFGADSSKIVNASLGALRLKLSEKYDPPKVPYSFHWVVDFPMFELDETTKTWTFLHHPFTSPKEEDFDKLRDWKAGKEVDLSSIGAKAYDLVLNGTEIGGGSIRIHNPEIQSLVLEAIGIGEEDAKSKFGFLLDALSFGAPPHGGIAFGVDRIMMLLTGGTSIRDVIAFPKTQKGTCMMSEAPGPVEAKQLEELKLRVVTI, from the coding sequence TTGAATCAGTGGGTCAGTTCCGAATACAAAAATAGAATTAGCGCAACAAGTGTCTCCGATGCCTCTGTTGGTAAAACTTTATTCCTTTCCGGTTGGGCTTTTCGTTACCGCGACCAAGGGGGAGTGATCTTTATCGATCTTCGGGATCGTTCGGGAATTTTGCAAATTGTAGCCCGTAAAGAAATTTTGGGTGATGACTTCTCCAAAGTAGAAAAAATTCGTTCCGAGTTTGTGATTGCAGTCAAAGGAAAACTTTCTCTTCGTGATGCCGAATCGGTAAATCCAAAAATGGAAACCGGTAAATACGAACTGATTGCAGAATCAGTAGAAATTTTAAATACATCCAAAACTCCTCCGTTTACTTTAGATGAGTTTGATCCATCTGGAGAAGAGATTCGGTTAAAGTATCGTTATCTGGATATGCGTCGTGAAGAACTTCGTGACCGATTGGTTTTGCGTCACAAACTAACATTTGCTCTGCGGGAGTACTTGGATAGTAAATCCTTTTTGGAAATTGAAACTCCGATTTTAAATAAATCCACACCGGAAGGAGCACGTGATTTCCTTGTTCCTTCTCGTTTGAATGCCGGTGAGTTTTATGCTCTCCCGCAGTCCCCACAACTTTTTAAACAGATCCTAATGATTGGGGGAATGGAGCGGTACTTCCAAATCGTAAAATGTTTTCGAGATGAAGACTTACGTGCTGACAGACAACCGGAATTCACGCAGCTCGATATGGAGTTTTCTTTTGTAACAGAAGAAGACATCCGTTCTGAAATTGAAGCTATGTGGGCCTTTGCTTTAAAGAAAGTTTTTAATTTAGAAGTCAGTGCCCCTTTTGCAACCATGCCTTATCACGTGGCAATGGAAGAGTATGGTTCTGACAAACCAGACATTCGATTTGGAATGAAACTAGTCAATGTATCCGAGATTGTCAAAGATGCAGACTTCCAAGTTTTTAGTGCTGCTGTTTCTGGCGGCGGAGTAGTCAAAGCCATCTGTGTTCCTGGTGGTTCTGTGATTTCTAGAAAAGAAATCGAAGACTTAACTTCTTGGTTATCACGTGACTTCCGAGCCAAAGGACTTGCGTATATGAAACACGGTGCCAATGGACTTGAGTCCACCATCACCAAACGATTCACACCAGAAGCACTTGCTGCCATTGCCAAAGCGGTTGGTTCGAAAGAAGGGGATATGGTATTTTTTGGTGCCGACTCCTCTAAAATTGTGAATGCCTCTCTTGGTGCCCTTCGTCTGAAATTATCGGAAAAATATGATCCACCTAAGGTTCCTTATAGTTTCCATTGGGTTGTGGACTTTCCAATGTTTGAACTGGATGAAACCACAAAAACTTGGACCTTCCTCCACCATCCCTTCACTTCTCCCAAAGAAGAAGACTTTGATAAACTAAGAGATTGGAAGGCTGGGAAAGAAGTTGACCTTTCTTCCATTGGTGCTAAAGCTTATGATCTAGTTCTCAATGGTACAGAAATTGGTGGTGGTTCCATCCGGATTCACAACCCAGAAATCCAAAGCCTAGTTTTGGAAGCCATTGGAATTGGGGAAGAAGATGCAAAATCTAAATTTGGATTTTTACTGGATGCACTTTCCTTTGGGGCGCCACCTCATGGGGGAATTGCCTTTGGAGTGGATCGGATTATGATGTTACTCACTGGGGGAACATCCATTCGTGATGTCATTGCCTTCCCAAAAACTCAGAAAGGAACCTGTATGATGAGTGAAGCACCAGGTCCTGTTGAGGCAAAACAACTTGAAGAATTAAAACTCAGGGTAGTCACTATTTAA
- a CDS encoding HD family phosphohydrolase produces the protein MKAILDTSMTRLTDFLTRVRPVSVVRNIQIILVFLTLLFVTYVLSIPFFGQTSVNTDPDGMFSEGKIAPETIQSVKEFSYEDTEKTNLEKQKAAASVPYAFDKDFGILVTGIDTNLSEDVELLRAILAEGKATPGLVKDRIPRWRNRTNEEIQAILDYPRKDKLKSFLQQYTNLIFSKYCIVKEDLPFSKDLDKAGAKIRNIGTQDQTSIIDGNLVIPRSQIYKEGPVASVLSKLASEKLPNVSDSLLKAVSRIGLYYVYSYPACNYNPEETENARMRATNAIPIQKSRIQANEVVVRSGDVITPEVKIKLDMMNRYATRANLASIVSIFLTQCVLIVIVGFYLIRYRPNRLNDLSSNLIIFFTLWIVIASIYLLSKVFYATDSDLSGVYYFGMFVPVGMLCLLLGFVYDEQLSISIGFFLAFAVFFASRYNPTSFMLAFTVAVMSSIYGRRLLKRIDFLKAGFLLTFVQILVTTAGYLFDGREFYVTTGVGFFRDLTNSNLFRITVMCFVNGFASATAVQFLLPMYEYVFNIPTRFKLIELADTGHPLLQQLLTKAPSTYTHTFMVAALSERAAQNLNLDRLLVRVGVYFHDIGKIPNAGFFVENQHLIPKPEHIDKNNPSLAAKTVIDHVLDGIEMAKKARLPREIISFIPEHHGTSTMAFFYHKALQEISPSARKNINKKDFQYPGPKPQSKETAIVMIADSLEAASRSLDEVSPESLDELIRKIVNSKLAENQLDESGLTIGDLEVIKSSFKEVLLSSLHQRPKYPKPEDTKALESAGSKKTKK, from the coding sequence ATGAAAGCCATCTTAGATACTTCCATGACCCGGCTTACAGACTTTCTCACGAGAGTAAGGCCAGTTTCTGTAGTTCGAAACATTCAAATCATCCTTGTTTTTCTTACATTACTGTTTGTGACCTATGTACTTTCGATTCCTTTTTTTGGACAAACAAGTGTCAATACAGATCCTGATGGAATGTTTTCAGAAGGAAAAATTGCTCCGGAAACCATCCAGTCGGTCAAAGAATTTTCTTACGAAGACACTGAAAAAACAAACCTGGAAAAACAGAAAGCAGCGGCGAGTGTCCCTTATGCGTTTGATAAAGATTTCGGAATTTTGGTGACAGGCATTGACACCAATCTTTCTGAAGATGTGGAGCTCCTTCGTGCGATTCTTGCAGAAGGAAAAGCAACACCTGGTTTAGTCAAGGATCGAATTCCTAGATGGAGAAACAGGACCAATGAAGAGATCCAAGCTATCCTAGATTATCCAAGAAAAGATAAGTTAAAAAGTTTTCTCCAACAATATACCAACTTAATTTTTTCTAAGTATTGTATCGTGAAAGAAGACCTTCCGTTTTCGAAAGATTTGGATAAAGCTGGAGCCAAAATTCGTAACATTGGAACCCAAGACCAAACTTCTATCATTGATGGAAATTTGGTAATTCCAAGATCTCAAATTTATAAAGAAGGACCTGTTGCTTCCGTATTATCAAAGTTAGCTTCTGAAAAATTGCCAAATGTTTCTGATTCTCTACTGAAAGCAGTGTCCCGGATTGGACTTTATTATGTGTATTCTTATCCAGCCTGTAATTACAATCCAGAAGAAACAGAAAATGCTAGGATGCGGGCTACCAATGCTATTCCAATTCAGAAAAGCCGAATCCAAGCCAATGAAGTAGTTGTGCGTTCAGGAGATGTGATCACTCCAGAAGTAAAAATCAAATTGGATATGATGAATCGTTATGCCACTCGGGCAAACTTAGCATCGATTGTATCTATTTTTTTAACTCAATGTGTGTTGATTGTGATAGTTGGGTTCTATTTGATTCGGTACCGCCCAAACCGATTGAATGATCTTTCAAGTAATCTTATCATCTTCTTTACACTTTGGATTGTGATCGCATCTATTTATCTACTTTCAAAAGTTTTTTATGCAACTGACAGTGATTTGTCGGGAGTTTATTATTTTGGAATGTTTGTTCCTGTGGGGATGCTTTGTTTGCTTCTTGGGTTTGTTTATGATGAACAACTCTCTATATCCATAGGTTTTTTTCTGGCCTTTGCTGTATTTTTTGCCTCTAGATACAATCCGACATCGTTTATGTTGGCCTTTACCGTAGCCGTCATGAGTTCCATTTATGGAAGGAGACTTCTCAAACGAATCGATTTTTTGAAAGCAGGGTTTTTACTTACCTTTGTCCAAATTCTTGTGACAACTGCCGGTTATTTGTTTGATGGAAGGGAGTTTTATGTAACGACCGGAGTCGGTTTTTTTCGCGACCTAACAAATTCCAATCTCTTCCGTATTACAGTTATGTGTTTTGTGAATGGTTTTGCCAGTGCAACTGCAGTTCAGTTTTTACTTCCAATGTATGAATATGTTTTTAATATTCCAACACGTTTTAAATTGATTGAACTGGCCGATACTGGCCATCCATTGTTGCAACAGTTATTAACCAAAGCCCCTTCCACTTATACTCATACCTTTATGGTGGCCGCTTTGTCTGAACGAGCTGCCCAAAATTTAAATTTGGACCGCCTGCTTGTGCGTGTGGGTGTTTATTTTCATGATATTGGAAAGATCCCCAATGCGGGTTTTTTTGTGGAAAACCAACATTTGATCCCAAAACCAGAACATATTGATAAAAACAATCCTTCCCTTGCTGCCAAAACTGTCATCGATCACGTGTTAGATGGGATTGAAATGGCAAAAAAAGCAAGACTTCCGAGAGAAATTATAAGTTTTATCCCGGAACACCACGGCACATCCACTATGGCATTTTTTTACCACAAGGCATTGCAGGAAATCTCACCTTCTGCTAGAAAAAATATCAATAAAAAAGATTTTCAATACCCAGGACCTAAACCTCAAAGTAAAGAAACAGCTATTGTGATGATTGCTGATTCTTTGGAAGCCGCCTCACGTTCGCTCGACGAAGTGTCGCCTGAAAGTTTAGATGAACTCATTCGTAAAATTGTAAATTCAAAACTTGCCGAAAACCAACTGGATGAAAGCGGTTTGACCATTGGTGATTTAGAGGTGATAAAATCTAGTTTTAAGGAAGTATTACTTTCTAGTTTGCACCAAAGACCAAAATACCCCAAACCGGAAGACACAAAAGCTTTGGAATCTGCTGGCTCTAAAAAAACTAAAAAATGA
- the rpsF gene encoding 30S ribosomal protein S6, protein MRNYEITNILREGNVEETKSAVKDLLSKYNFTIQGEEDWGSKRLWHPVGQDEQGHFTLIKCSGAPQEVAKIEHEFKLNANILKTLVIRANG, encoded by the coding sequence ATGAGAAACTACGAAATCACGAATATTCTTCGTGAAGGTAATGTAGAAGAGACGAAGTCTGCAGTCAAAGACTTACTCTCCAAATACAACTTCACGATCCAAGGCGAAGAGGATTGGGGTTCTAAAAGACTCTGGCATCCGGTTGGACAAGACGAACAAGGTCACTTTACGTTGATCAAGTGTTCTGGCGCCCCACAAGAAGTAGCAAAGATTGAACATGAGTTTAAACTCAATGCAAACATCTTAAAAACCCTAGTAATCAGGGCCAATGGCTAA
- the rpsR gene encoding 30S ribosomal protein S18: MEDDEKGGFRGKDGEGKFGRKNAKYKKKVCKFCADKALLAGLDYKRVDILERFVTNRGKIIPRRITGTCGKHQRALAREIRKSRSIGLLPFKVL; this comes from the coding sequence ATGGAAGACGACGAAAAAGGCGGTTTCCGTGGTAAAGACGGAGAAGGCAAATTCGGTCGTAAAAACGCAAAATATAAAAAGAAAGTATGTAAGTTCTGCGCTGACAAAGCCCTACTTGCAGGTCTTGATTACAAACGAGTAGACATTCTAGAAAGATTTGTTACCAACCGCGGTAAAATCATTCCAAGAAGAATCACTGGAACTTGTGGCAAACACCAAAGAGCCCTTGCTCGTGAAATCAGAAAATCCAGATCTATCGGTTTACTACCGTTTAAAGTTCTGTAG